One Xiphophorus maculatus strain JP 163 A chromosome 10, X_maculatus-5.0-male, whole genome shotgun sequence genomic region harbors:
- the LOC102231725 gene encoding forkhead box protein J1-B-like, translating to MPVLSSPDSANRFRERWLDQAAGSGSAPLDDSLTSLHWLQNFSILSADPERLAGTGPECPSSHHHLLLRRLGFPRTGTDSPSSPPAGDTAAAAGMPRYPGSPATSGSQTTAAPPPRFSPLPAPGFPVQAGPPVEVDYRSNPKVKPPYSYASLICMAMQASKQPKVTLSTIYSWITDNFCYYRHAEPSWQNSIRHNLSLNKCFKKVPRQKDEPGKGGFWQIDPQYADMFVNGIFKRRRMSANHYGGGGAAARQSKLVEGFPGSCPHQAGAKRKQLSSTDRSKLMRSTESPLLAMEANKVDILKGDFDLGSVFDDVLGGGCSTFEDLDLNTALSSLGCEMEASMNGRQHAAGPGRWGGAVDVTHYPSYSYLDLSDAATDGTVGMSQPPQQDQLLQGQHQLQHLDESAMLFGEQPVDAALQPWEEIKEEPQVIPLTLDPGFGLYEGFFTEMQQWERAESFL from the exons ATGCCCGTCCTATCGAGCCCAGACAGCGCCAACAGGTTCAGGGAGAGGTGGCTGGACCAGGCCGCCGGTTCCGGTTCTGCCCCCCTGGATGACAGCCTCACCAGCCTCCACTGGCTGCAGAACTTCTCCATCCTGAGCGCCGACCCGGAGCGGCTGGCCGGTACCGGCCCGGAGTGCCCCTCCTCCCACCACCACCTGCTCCTCAGGCGGCTCGGCTTCCCCAGAACCGGGACCGACTCTCCGTCCAGCCCGCCGGCCGGGGACACGGCGGCGGCCGCCGGGATGCCGCGGTACCCGGGCAGCCCCGCCACCTCCGGCAGCCAGACCACCGCCGCGCCGCCGCCGCGGTTCTCCCCGCTCCCCGCACCGGGCTTCCCGGTCCAGGCGGGCCCGCCGGTGGAGGTGGACTACCGGAGCAACCCGAAGGTCAAGCCGCCCTATTCCTACGCCTCTCTCATCTGCATGGCCATGCAGGCCAGCAAGCAGCCCAAAGTCACGCTGTCCACCATCTACAGCTGGATCACAGACAACTTCTGCTACTACCGACACGCAGAGCCAAGCTGGCAG AACTCGATCCGTCACAACTTGTCCCTCAACAAGTGTTTCAAGAAAGTCCCGAGGCAGAAAGACGAGCCTGGGAAGGGGGGCTTCTGGCAGATCGACCCTCAGTACGCCGACATGTTCGTCAATGGCATCTTCAAGCGCAGGAGGATGTCTGCCAACCACTATGGCGGCGGCGGCGCCGCAGCAAGGCAGAGCAAGCTGGTGGAGGGTTTCCCCGGCAGCTGTCCTCACCAGGCGGGCGCCAAGCGGAAGCAGCTGTCCTCCACCGACCGCAGCAAGCTGATGCGCTCCACCGAGTCCCCGCTTCTCGCCATGGAGGCCAACAAAGTCGACATCCTGAAGGGGGACTTTGACCTGGGGTCCGTGTTCGATGACGTTCTCGGCGGCGGCTGCAGCACCTTCGAGGATCTGGACCTGAACACGGCGCTGAGCTCGCTGGGCTGCGAGATGGAGGCATCCATGAACGGCCGGCAGCACGCGGCAGGCCCGGGGCGGTGGGGCGGCGCCGTGGATGTGACCCACTACCCGTCCTACAGCTACCTGGACCTGAGCGACGCCGCCACAGACGGCACCGTCGGCATGTCGCAGCCGCCGCAGCAGGACCAGCTGCTGCAGGGACAACACCAGCTGCAACATCTGGACGAGTCAGCCATGCTGTTCGGCGAGCAGCCGGTGGACGCCGCGCTGCAGCCGTGGGAGGAGATTAAAGAGGAGCCGCAGGTCATTCCCCTGACCCTGGACCCGGGCTTTGGGCTTTACGAGGGCTTCTTCACCGAGATGCAGCAGTGGGAGCGAGCAGAAAGTTTCCTGTGA